The window TTTCAGAACACTAAAGTGTTTGCTGCGGGCTTCCAGGTAACCACTCACCAGCTTATCGGTACGTTCCAGTGGCAGCGGCGAGGTGCCGGCCAGCTTAAAAGTTTCCAGCGTGCGGGCCATTTCTTCCAGCCAGTGTACCACCGCATATTTATACTTGGATTCGGTAAGGCTGCTTACCATGCCGGTAGGGCCGGTAAACCGGAAGATCAGCACAACCAGCCCCACCAGCAGCACACTGAACATGATAAAAAACGGGTGATAGAGCGATAACAGGACTAGTCCGAATATCGCCTGCAGGGCGGCACTGGAGAAATCCAGCAGAATCTTGGAAAGCCCTTTCTGTACCGACAGGGTATCGAAGAAGCGGTTAATCAGCTCCGGCACGTAGTACGACCGCTGGGTATCGCCCTTCAGGCGGGGTATGCGGTAGGCAAACTCAAAAGCAGTTCGGGTAAACACCTTCTGCTGCAACAGTTCTGACACTGTTAGCTGAAGTACCTGCAACAGCCCCACCAGTCCCATGCCCAGCATTACCAGCAATACCAGTACGGCCAGTGAGGTAGACACCCTGCCACTGCCCAGCAGGTTTATGATTGCCTGTATCCCCAGGGGCAGGGATAAGCTAACCAGGCCACCAACAACTGCATATAGATAAATATGCCCGATCAGCTTACGGTCTACCTTAAGCAGCCGGAAGAAACGGGTTAGAGGAGGTATTGAAGTAGTTCCGATTTGAGCCATATGATTAAGTATCGTGCTGCAAATATATACTAACTAGCAGATATGATAGTAATACTATCAAATATTAATTATTGTTCCCGAAAACCAGATTCAGGATCCATAAATTTTTGTACTCATCTACTGACATGATTGTAGTAGCCATAAAGATGGATTTTACTGCGATTACTTTGCTGGGTGTGGGGCACATCTTCTTGATATTCTTGTTATTACAGGCAATTTCAGTGCGCGTACTTTTTGTTCTTTTTTTACCTTTTTTCGTACCGCCGATATGGCTAAAATTGTAAAGTGGCCGGGCAATAAAGAAAGCACCTCACTGGGAGCTGTTGCCGGCACCGCGGATTTTATAGGGAGTATCAAGTTGCAAGGCCCCCTTCCACCCACAGATGATTAACCCGGATTACGGGCTTCAATAATAGTTAGTAAGTGAAATTGGTTGATTGTTAGGTAAAACGCAGGCACTGCTAGGCCTGCGTTTTCTTTTTTTATACTCAGCCGTGGGCTTAGGCTGAACTGTGAAACTCAGCGCAGGAGTTGCCACTGCATTGGCAGTCAGTCCCTGTTCAGCAGCCGCTAGAGCAATTTATTGAAGCCGTTCCTTCGGATTTAAGGCTGATTTGCCTCCTGTGGCTATAGTATTGCGGCTCAATCCGCTCAGGTAGAGGTCCAGGCTCCATGCAAACATTACTCCTGCAGTATACCTCAGCAGATCTATCCACAGAAATCCTTTGCCTAATACCAGGGCACCCAGCGTACTCGCTCTTACGGCATCGATCCATTCGGCCCTATATAGCTGGCTGAATTCAATTAAAAACGAAAAGCTCAGGCTTAACAGGGCAGAAAACAAAAGCGATTTGAAGGGCCACAAGGTTCTGAAACCAAAATAAACCATTGCTGCCCATAAGGCATCACCAAAATGATGGGAAACAAAGTAGGGCAGGGCATCAGAAAATATCCTGGTGCTTAATCCAAGGCCAATCATGATGATGATGGCCATCAGATATATTAACCGCTTTTTCAGATCCATACAGCTTTTTTAACAAGAGCTGAAGCTAAGCAATAATATTTTAAGTGGCGGATTACCAGTGCATGAATGTAAGCTTACTATGGAAATTGATACTTTCCTGGTGCGGTTTAATAGTTTTCAGTGGTATTCTAAAGGTGCATCGCTGGAATATATATTTACGACCGAACCCGAGGTGAGGTAAAAACCAACATGCTGTGCTGCATTGGGCGGTATGTGGCCACGTAGCTGCTGTTTATCATTGGCAACCCTAAAGTAGATGGTGTCTTTTAATTCAGCTTTTGGAATTGAGAACTGGTCGGTGATCCGCTGGTCATTCCTGGTGGTCAGCACCTTTTCATAGATCTTCTCTCTTCCATGATAAAGGGTAACGGTATCCTGATAAAATCCAGCCTGAAAATCTATATGCAGCGATTCGGGTGCTGAAACTGCCTCCTCATTTCCATCATTATCATCATCGCCTGGTGCAGAACAGGCTGTAAAAAGTAGGAGGAACAGCAGGAAGGAAGTCCATTTCATAACTATATATTCGTGTGTGCTCACTTTAATAAATAATAACATTCGGTAAGAGTTTAAAAAATAATCTCTGCTGTATCATGATTTTAACGGTGGCACATCCCTCTGTAGGTGCAGTACTCGCATTTACGGAGGTTGTCGGTTTGTGTAAAAGGTAACGCTGGATCAAAAATCTCTTCCAGCAGTTTCACCAGCTGTACTTGGTACGCTTCTTCATAAGGCCTGATATCGCGTACCGGCTGGTAGCCGCGCTCGCCCTTAATCTGCAGCAGCACATCGAAACCGGCAGAAAAAAGCTCGCGGCTGTTGTACAGGCCTGGTATGATCCGGCCTTCTTCCTGTGGGTTAACATTGAGGTACAACAGGCTGTAAAGCATAGTCTGCATGGCAGCTTTATTGCGCCTGTCATTCTCCCGGTCAAAGAGTGATTCCAGGCTTTCAAAGCGCTTTTCGTCCTGGCCGGTCTTGTAATCAAGTATCCTTACTTTATCGTCTTTGCGGTCAATACGGTCTATAATGCCCTTCATGCCTACATACTGGCGGCTGCCGTTTACAGCAATGGGTACTTCCATGCGGTAGCGGTTTGTTTCACGGCCCTCACCCCTGAAACGGCTTTCGCTCTCCAGCGCAACAATTTCGAATGGCGCATACTCTTCGTCGCATTTTAAAATGGCCCTGCCCAGCTTTTCCACAATGCCCCTGATGATGAGGTTGCGGCCCTCCAGCTGCAGGGGCAGCGCCAGCCCGTAATGCTCGGCAAAGGCGCGGTCTACTACCTCCGGCAGTTTTTTATGCAGCATTACCAGGTCCCGGACCTCCATCAGGGAATTTCCTCCTTTGGCAGTAATATGGTCTTTGTAGAGCAGCTCCATGGCGCGGTGCACCAGGTTGCCGAAAACGGCAGGGTCTACCTCTTCCTGTACCTCATCGGGCTCCTGTATGTTGGCCACATATTTAAAATAAAAGCGCAGGGAGCAGTCCAGGTAAGTATTAAGGGCGGAGGGCGTAAAGCGACGCTCCGGGGCCTCACCGAAAGCAGCCAGGTGCTGCTGTAAAATCTCCCGCACGCCATCGGTTTTCGGAATCTCCAGTGGCAGGGCTTTGGCCAGCTGCAGCGGGTGGGTAAGCACCTGCTGTACTACCTTCAGCCCCGATTCATAAAGCAGCTGGTAGAGCAGGCGGCTGCGCTCGCCTTTTAAGCCATAGGCGCTGCTGGTGTTGTAAAAGATGTGCACATGCTTTGCCCGCTGAATCATGCGGTAAAAGTAGTAGGCGTAGAGGGCATCTTCCTGATCGAAGGTTGGAAGACCGTAGCCACGCCGAAGGTTATAGGGTATAAAGGAGCCGTGGGAGGGGGCAGGAGGAAAGCTGCCCTCGTTCATGCTTAGGATAAAGAGATTATCAAAATCGAGCTGGCGGGTTTCCAGCACGCCCATGATCTGCAGCCCGCTAAGGGGCTCGCCGGTAAACGGAAGGCGCTGTTCCTGCACTATCTGCCGCAGCAGCTTCAGGAAAACTGGCATTTGCAGGTCGAGCCGCTGCTGCTGTACCAGCTCGCGCAGGCGCTTCAGGTGGGTAAAAAACTGGTAGATGTACTCCTGTTCCAGGGTGGGAAATTCGTAGTTTTCCTCGTTGATGCTTTCGTTGATTAATTCCAGCACCTGCAGCAGGTAATCGAACATAGGCTGTATACCACTGATATTCCTGAAAAGCGCAGCATAGAGAGCTTCGTTGCCCTCCTCAAGCGTTGAAGGCTTCAGATACACTTTATTTTTAGCCTCAATTTTCTGAATGTTTTTGCGGGCCAGTTCGGTGTTGTAGTAGTACAGGTAGGGGTGCCGCAGCAGGGCCAGTACGGTTCTGTAATGGAATACCACGCTTTTACCTTCTCCACTCGAAGCAGCCTGAAGCTCTACCATGAGTTCAATAAGGCTATAGAGGGGGGTGCTGCGCAGGGGGTAACCCATGGTAACGTTTATGTTATCAATGGGATGCCTGCTGCCCCGGCAATCTTGATAAGACTCGGGTATGGAATGCAGTACCGGGAAAAGCATGTATTCGTTAGGCAGTACAATAGCCGTTTTTTGTAGCTCAATACCCTGCTGCCCCTGCAGGCAGTGCAGTAATTTTTCGCCCATGGCCTTGGCCTGCCCCACCTCCAGGGGTACGCCAATCAGCTCTATGCTTTTGTTGTTGTATTTTAAATGACTGGGGTGCTCCTCTGGAAAGCTGGCGCCAAAGGTGCTGCTTCGGGCCCATTTCCGTAAATAGGTGCCTGCTTCCTGCCGCTCATCGAGCATATAATAGGCATCGGTATCCCAGTAAATGCTGGCGTTTTCGTGCTTTACAAAGTAGGCCAGTATTTTTTCTTCTGCGGGGTTAAGCGCATTGAAGCCGGCAAAAACAATTTGCTGAAAGGGGTGGTCGAGGGTATGAGCCGCTGCTGCCTCGGCTACTTCGCGGTACAGCATGCCATCGTAGCCAATGCCGGTAGTCTGCAGGCGTTGCCGGTACTGCTCGTATACTTTTGGCAGAATATCCCAAACGGCAATAAATTCCTGCTGCTGCCGGCTGCGGCTGGTGCCAAAGCTTTGCCAGAATTCCTGAACAACCTGTATTTGTTCGGGGCTAAGGAAATCGAGCGCATCGCCCATTTCATTAATTTCCGAAATGTTGGTGAAAAGCAGTCGGGCATCAACCAGGTGTTTGTCTACGGCATCAAAATCATTCAGGAGCATCTCCCCCCAGAAGAAGAATTTGTCGAAACTCTCCTCGGTAAGTACCAGGCGTTTGTAGATCTCAAAAAGTTCAAAAACCAGCAGCAGGGTGTCTGCTTTTTTCTGAGTGCTAAGGCTTTGGACAAACTCCTCCAGGGTAAGCACCGCCGGCGACCATACAGGCTTATCGAGCTGCCGGGCCAGGTATTGCTGAAAAAACAAGCCTGCCCTTCTGTTGGGAAAAACCAGCGTAAGCTCATCCATGTTAGCGGCGTGGTTTTTAAGAATATCGGCAGCAAGTTCTTCCAGAAAGGTTTGCATAGAGGGTAGTGGATGTTTGTGATTGAACCATTACAAATTACAGCCTATTTGCTGTATGGTACAAGGTGCTCTGTATAATTCGGCGGATTTTTGGCCCTGAAATAGTACTGCCCCTTAAATAGTACTGCTGCTGATCTGGTGCCGTTTGAGAGGGCGAACTGGTATGAGAAAGATCATATATGCAACAGACATATATCATACCCCTCAAGAATCATCTTTACTACTTTTATACTAACAGATTGCAGCTTACCACACCCGGGTCTTTAGATGCAGATTTGTAGGCAGAAGCTGTGTATGTTGAAACATAAAGGTATAGCGATGAAATCTCTTAAATTATTTATTGTACTACTGCTGATTCCGCTACAGGCTGTATTTGCAGATTATGGTAAAGAATGGCTGGTTACTGATAAAAGTCAATTAACGATATCCGGCAGTTCGAATGTAAACGAGTTTCAGTGCATGAGCCTGTATTATGCAGGAGGCAATACCCTCTACGAAACCTGGGATGTGGTTAGTAAAAAACCTGTTATTAGCGGCCTTGTCTCTTTGAAGGCCACTTCTTTTGACTGCAACAATAAAATCATGACGCAGGACATGCAAAAGACTATCAGGGCAGATAAGTACCCTCAGGTGAAAGTGCATTTCCTGTCGCTGGAACGTACCCCGTCCAAAGATAAGTATCAAAAAGTAAAAGGGGTTGTGGAAATTTGCCTGGCTGGTGTAAGCAGGCAGTATGAGATCAGCGCCACTTTTGAAGAGCTGGGTAAAAATAAAGCCCTGCTGGCTGGCAGCCTGGAGTTTAACCTTACTGATTTCAATATTGAACCACCCACCAAGATGATGGGTGCCATTAAGGTAAAAGACTGTTTTACAATAGATTATAACTTAGAGCTTAAAAGCATAGATACTACCCTTCAGTAGCAGTGAATAGCAGCGAGTCAGCCTGCTGATAATTTGAGCCTCAATATATCTTCACAAAAGAAGCCTCTGCCCATATTAATTTTTTACAGGGAGAGGCTTCTCTTTTTTTCAAACGAAATGCTTATCAGCAGCTAGCGCCTAAATACATTCCTTGATCTCAGTGCAGGCGGGAAGCAGTAAGAGGTGCTTTAGAATGCCGGACATTACTGTGTATTACTGACAGATTCCCGCCTGTGGGGGAATAACGAACGTTTTGGTGCATTTACAGGCTAGCTTTTAATCAGTATTAATTTTGAAAATGGTGGCAATGCCTATTCTGGGAGCTACCTCTACAAACTCTGCGTTCCTGAAAGAGGCTGCTACTTCAAGCCTGAAAATTCTCAGTATATTGTCGATGGAATAGCCTAACTCATAGTAGTGAGGAGAGTGGACGGTTTTCAGGTAATTGACAAAGATGTTTTCCTTCAGGCCAGACATGCGCAGCATAGGCAATTGGGTGAGCAGGAACTTACGGAACTGGTAATGGGTGTGTCCTGCAAAGTAGCTGCCGTTTGTGCTGTAATCATAATAATCGAGGAGCCTGTAGCCGCCTGCCGGCCGCAGGGTGCTAAGGATGGTTCTGTTGCCATCGAAATGCTCATAATCCATAAAATACATCCTGTTGTTGTTCAGGAATGTACCGGCACGCAGCTCAAACTCCAGCCTGCCGCTAACGCCAAACGTAAAGCCGTGGTTAATACCCAGCTGCAGCTGGTCGTAATCCACATCGCTGCCTAACACTTTGGCAATGCCTTTTCGGTAAGAAAGAATCAGCTCCGGGGCCTTGTGCAGGTTTGCATACTTTTTGCCATTATAGATTCTGTAGGTTAATCCCGGCCTGTACCTAACTTCTGTATTGAAAATCAAGGCTTCGTGCTCCGGGAAACCGGTATTTTCGAGCTCTATGTTTTGGGGGCGGTTGTAGGAGTAGGTTCTTGATTCGCCATTGTAGAAGCTGTAACTGCTCTGATCAAACAGCTCATTTCTTTGTGCCCACTCCAGGCTGGTGGCAATGGTAAAGGCCCTTAAATGGCTGTACTGGTAACCAATCTTTCCATAGTTCTTTTCATAGATTTTCATGTAATTCTGCCTTAACGCAAGGGAATACAGGGTATTGATCAGCGGGTGGATTGGCTCCTCTTCATTGAACTGCGAAACAAAGCTTCCCCCTTCCACATAGAACCTGTTTCGCTTGCCTTTATTGTTAGTAGCATAGCTTAGGTGGCCCTTTCCATAAAAATCTTTACTGGAGAATCCATAGCGCAGCGTAGGGTTAAACTCAATTCTTTTTCTTAAGCTGTCGTAGCGGTGAATAAGTTTGCCGCTCACATTTACATTAAAGCCCTCTACCGTATTGTAATAGGTTTGGGCAATAGTTGGATCAATGGCCAAGGTAGTTCGGGGAGAAAGATCAAACCTGCCGCCAAGGAGTATAACCTGCGGTTTCAAGCGCTGTTTCTTAATTACATTGGCAGTATCTTTTCCGGTTAGCTTAGCCTGCTGCACCATGGCCAAAGAGTCATCCCGCTTGTAGCCTTGAATTTCTTTTTCGGTAAGGGGCACCGGTCTGATTTCAGCCCAGTAGGCTGCATCGCGTTTTCTGGCAAGGCTGTCTATTTCATGTTTTCTTTCGCTTACTACTTCCGGGTTATTTTGTTCCTTCAGGGCTTCTTTCTCATACTGATTGATCATTTTCCTGAACTGCTTCTTCGTCATCTGGTCCTCGTTTGCTAGGGCTTCTACGATACCATCTTTGCCTGAGGGTTTGGCAATTTTAAGGTCGGCAGGAACTTCTTCGATTTTCTCGTCTATGATTTCAGTTTCGGCCAGCAGGTCCTGGTTTAACTCCACCTGGTATTCGCTGCAGGAGGCCAGGTAATGAACCTCCCCGGCAAAACCCAGTGCTTTTCCCCAGATTTTATACTGGTGTGTAACAGGCATCCATACCTTTGGAGCCACTTCGGCATAATTCTGCTTTGCATTTATTTTAAAGCCCTGTATGCTGGTGGTCAGGTTAAGACTGTGAATGGCCCACAGATCGTCTATGATGTAAATATGTCCCTCAAAAACCTGCTCGCCTTTTGATCTTGGTATAACACGAATTTTATTTATTTCCAGGTCGCCCTCCCTGAAGCTGCCCTCAAAGCGGAATTTGTAATAGGCAAAGGCTGCGCCTGAAAGTGGAGAGATGGCAGAGGCTATGTTATCCTGGTAAAAGCTCTGGTTGATGTAGGGGCTTGGAGAGGCGCCACTGTTTTCTCCTGAGCTGCGGATTGAAATTACCTTTTCTTCAATCTTATCAGGCTGCTCAAATTTTATGATACTCACAGACTCCATGGTGTAGGCCTCATCCAGCAGTACCCCTTCTTCTTTTAATTTCTTTTTGAGGAAGAAGGGCACACTGGTTACCTGGCCGGTTCCTTTCATGTACACCTTGGTCTGGTAGCTGTCGTATTGCAGGCGGTGAAACTTGCGTTTGGAAATTGCCTTACGCATGATTGTAAGGGCGGGATCTTCTTCCCTGCGTTTGATTTCTACGGTATTCAGTACCTCCACCTGCTCTTTTAGCTCAAAATCTTTTTCCAGCCAGTCCTCGCCAATCTCCAGCTGATGTTGCTGCATGTGGTAGCCCAGGTACTGTATTCTGATGTTATAGGTGCCGGGAGAAAGCTTGATCTCGAAGTTGCCCTTTATATTAGTGGATGATCCGTTCTTCAGCTCCATTACATAAATGGAGGCATAGGGCAGAGGCTCTCCGCCGGCAGCTTTTACAGTACCCCTGATGCCCTGGGCATGCAAACCTGATATAAAAATAAAGGGGATCAGTAAAAATAAGTAAAGGCTTTTCATCAGCGGAGAAAGAGTTAAACCTGAGTGTTGTTCTGACTAAATGATATGCAGGGCAGAACCCTGCAGGACATAACTTATTATAATGATACTAAATTGGATGTAATGGTTGCGTTGCGGCTAAACCTTCTTTAGTTTCTTTTATATAAGAGGCTGCTTTTGCTTCTGAACGGATTTAGAGAAATAGTCTAAATACTGGAGCATCAGGTGCTTGCACAGTAAAACAACGGCATTTGCCAAAGCTAAAGTATACACAGGTGTATTATCGCTGTGCTTTGTTAACGAAACGGATACCTGATAAAGCTCACCTGGCCCATATTATTCTTTTCATATACGGCCAGGCAGTATTGCTGGTATGGTTCTGCCACAGCTTCTCCATCCGGGCTTAACTGCTCAGGCACCGGCGCATTATTCATAAAAAAATAAACTTTGGTAGTGCCATACTTGGTGTAGGGCATAAAATCTCCATACTGCTTCATCTGCTGCCAGAGGGTGTCATTCAGGCTCACGGCATAGAGCCGCCTGATGGGGCCAGTGTTGTTTTCATTCCTGTACAGGGCAACTTCTCTGAAGCCACCTTCCAGGTCCTGTACTCCGGGCTGCGACAGGGAACTCCACATGATGAGCACAAGGGTGCCAATTACCAGGATCAGGAAGAGTAAGGAATAATTTATTTTTCGGGGCATAGAGCGTATTAAATTTGCTGCAGAGCAAAAATAGCTAAAATGCCAGACCCAGCTGGCTGGTACCGTTAATACTTACGGCTCTGGCTTCGCCTTTTTCCAGGTAGTACACCCAGCCGCTTACCTCAGTAAACTGCATGCGGCGCAGGAGCTTCAGGTAACGCTGCACCCTTTTTTCGTGGGCGGGCTGGGGTGCCTCTACCCGAAAATCAATGGCGATAGTAACAGAACCTGCAGTTATTACCCTATCGGGGCGCAGCAGGTAACCGGTGGTATTGAGGAGCGGGAGCTCTGTGCGCACCTCCCACCGGGGCTGAAACCACTGGCCGGCTACAGGATGGCTGAAGAGTGCCTGCATTTGATTTCTGACGGCCGGTATTTCCTGCCGGTTTACCATGCCCTCATAATAAATATTCTCCAGAGCACGCTCCAGATCTTCAGGCTGGCGTATCTGCCGCAGCAGGCTGTGCAGGGTACGGCTCCAGTTGATGCGTGCTGCAGAATTTTCGTCTGTAGCCAGCACCAAACTTGCATTGCGTTTGCGCACAGTCAGGCGGCTCCGCCAGCGGGTGCTTAGGTATTGACCAAGGGCAAAGGAATCTTCGCCGCCTTTTTTCTCCCGTGTTACGACCTGTTCCAGTACTCCGTTTTCATATATATTGCTGCTTTCTTGCCAGCCTTCCGGTAGGGATAACAGTGGCTCATGATAGAGTTCGGTAATGCCAGAGGCTTGCATTTCGCCACGCAGCAGGCGGTAGAGCATGCCGTTAACAGCATCGGCCCGGGGAATGCTTTGCCCCTTGGATATTTTGGGCAGGGGGGTCCATGCAAACAGGGCTTCCTCTGCACGGGTAAAGGCTACGTACAGCAGGTTCAGGTTGTCTAAATAAGCCTGTATCAGTTCGCGGAAGTACTGCTCCCGGAAAACGGTTTGCTCCAGCCGGGAGGAGTAACGCACCGGTAGTGCCTCCAGTTCCTGCAGGGGGTGCATCTGGCTGCTTGCCCAGATAAAGTTATTGGCATTGGGCTTGTGATTAAGCTCCCACTGGCAATAGGGCATCAAGACTGCCCGGAACTGCAGGCCTTTGCTGGTATGCACGGTGTAAATGCGGATGGCATCCAGCGATTCGCTCACCTGCACGGTATGCTTATGACCTGTTTCGTCCCACCAGTTCAGGAAAGTGTCAATGTCTCCTTTTTCTTCGCCGCTGTACTGCAGCACAGCATCCTGGAAGGCCTGCAGGTAGCCCCATTCACCAGGCAGCTGGTTAAGGCTAAAGAGCATAATGAGTGTTTCCACCATTTCATAGAGTGGCAGTTTGGTCAGGTAGGCCCGCTTGCGCAGAAATTCCGGGGGCAGGTACGCCTGCAGAGCTTCTTCGTCTCCTGCACAGGCCCGGAATAGCTGGTGCAGGTCCAGCTGGGCTGGCTTTAGTATGTAGCGCTGGTAGTCGTAGGCCATGTTGGTGCGGGCAACGGCATTTTGTGCATTGTGCAGGTAGCGCAGCACATTCAGGAGCAGGCATACCGAGGCGGCATTGCTCAGGAAAAGCGAGTCGCTGGAGATTACACGATAATTGTAAGGGTTGCCGTCTGCTTTGTCTTCTTCGGCCTGCATCAGCACATTGGCCAGTTCCTGGCCTTCGCGGTTGCTGCGCACCAGCAGGGCAATGTCGCGGGCTTTATAGCCTTTTTGCTGCAGCTCTTCTATGGTGCTGAGCATGGCTTGCTGAGCCTGTTCCTTCCAGCTTCCTTCTTCTTCGTCGGCTTCCAGAAAGTTGATTTTTACCAGGCCGCAGGGGTTATCAGACTTATTCTCCGGGTAGGTTTGGGTAACCTCGGCATAGGCAGCGGCAATATTGCGGGCTTCAAACTCCAGTGCATTCAGCTCTTTATTATCGGCTACTTCGGCAAATTTGCTGCTGCAGATCTCCTTTAGCTCCCAGGCTGCCTGGAAAAACAGGCTGTTGTTGAAGTCGATGATCTGCCGGCAGCTGCGAAAGTTATGGTTAAGGTTTACATGCTCGGTATTTTCGGGGCCAATGTCGAGCGCAATACGGTTCAGGAGCAGCTTCCAGTCGCCGCCACGCCAGCGGTAAATGCTTTGCTTGATATCGCCCACCACCAGGTTGCGGTTGCCTGAGGCTACTGAGTTGGCAACCAGTGGCCTGAAGTTATCCCACTGAAAGCCGCTGGTATCCTGAAACTCATCGATCAGGAAATGGAGATAGCGGGTGCCGGTTTTTTCGTAGATAAAGGGGGCTTCGTTTTCGCCGATGATGTCTTTCAGGAAAACAGCAGCATCGGAAATGAGCAGCAGGTCATTATCTTCGCGGTACTTGCTAAGCACAGCTGTGAGATGCGCCAGAATACCCAGGGTGTATATAAACCGGAGTACTTCTTTGGCAGTGTTGTATTTCTCATAGCCATCATCATACAAGGCTAAGGCATCCTGCATGAGGGGTTGTAGTCCTTCCAGGGCAACAGATAGTACATAATCACGCTGCTTATTGCTTTTGCTGGCCCATTTTTCCGGATCGAGCAGCACCTCACGGGCGCGGCTGCCGGGCTCGTATTTGCCGTTTTCTTTCAGAATGTTGCTGAAATAGTTGGCAGGCCCACTGCGGCCGTAGGCAAAATCTTCCGTCTGAAGGCCGCGGTCCTTTATGAATGTAAGGGCAGAGCGGCCCAACTCATCCATTTGCTGCTCGAAAGCAACTCTTAGATCTTTAAGCTGGCCTAATACTTTCAGGAGGGTTTTCTCGTCGTGAGCAATCCGGTTAAGGCTTTTTTCGTGCGCCTTATAGCTCTCGGTAAAAATTTCGCCGGCCAGTGTACGGATGCTGCGGCGGATGTCCCAGGTTTTGCCTTCGTCTATTTGTTCTTCGGCAAACTGGGTAAGCCAGCGGGTCAGGTGTTTATCAACGCCTACACCTGCCAGTACGCGGTCTATCAGATCGTCGAGCACTTTTTGCTGATCTAATTCAACTTTAAAGCCAGCCCGCAAACCTATTTCTTTTGCAAAGGAGCGGATAATGCGCTGAAAGAAGCTGTCGATGGTGCTGACGGCAAAGTGGGAGTAATTGTGCAGGATAGACGAAAGCACCTGCTCCGCTCTTTTCTGAAGTGCTGCTTCGGAAAGCTGCGTGAGGGCCATCAGCTCCTGGCGCATGGAGTGGGGTTTGCCCCCGGCCAGCTCGTGCAGGGTTTCTACAATACGACTTTTCATTTCCTGGGTGGCCTTATTGGTAAAGGTTACGGCCAGGATGCTGCGAAAGTAATCCGGACTCTGCAGAGCCAGAGAAAGGTACTCCCGTGTGAGGGTGTATGTTTTACCGGATCCGGCAGAGGAGCGGTATATTTTAAAGTTTTTGGTAGCGGCTTGCACAGTATTTATAGGTCAGCTCACTAAGATAAAGATTAGTGATGAGTACTCTGCGTTGCAGCTCCATAAAAAAGGGAGGAGCAGCCGGTTTTATGGGTGGTGCAGATTGGGTATGAGCATGATAGCTAAAAGACCAGGTCGATATTCAGAACATGACGAAAGTACTGTTTGGGAGATGGATCTGACTGTATGATTTTCATCTGCCCTGCAAGAATTTTATTTAAAGTTATGGTTGAAGCTTAATATTGGATTATTCTGTTCTTAACTCTGAAATATGAGTTTAATTCAATTCATACGATTGCACTCAGTGCGTTTCCCGAATACATGATATTGGTCATTTTGTAACCACTCTAACTATCATGTTTCCAACCAATTTTCATCATGTTCCGGGGGGGTAGGCTGGTATACATTTGTATTAACAAAGCGGCTAAGCCGCAGCGAAATACAAACAAAACACTTACTACCATGAAAAGATCAATAACACTCCTAATCCTTATGCTACTTCCAGTTTGGGTAATGGCTCAGGAAAGCTTCAAAATATCGCCCAAAAGCACAGTACAGGTAGAGGGTACTTCTACCATGCACGACTGGACAATGACAAGCAGTGCTGTACAGGGTACT of the Flammeovirgaceae bacterium 311 genome contains:
- a CDS encoding ATP-dependent helicase (COG1074 ATP-dependent exoDNAse (exonuclease V) beta subunit (contains helicase and exonuclease domains)) translates to MQAATKNFKIYRSSAGSGKTYTLTREYLSLALQSPDYFRSILAVTFTNKATQEMKSRIVETLHELAGGKPHSMRQELMALTQLSEAALQKRAEQVLSSILHNYSHFAVSTIDSFFQRIIRSFAKEIGLRAGFKVELDQQKVLDDLIDRVLAGVGVDKHLTRWLTQFAEEQIDEGKTWDIRRSIRTLAGEIFTESYKAHEKSLNRIAHDEKTLLKVLGQLKDLRVAFEQQMDELGRSALTFIKDRGLQTEDFAYGRSGPANYFSNILKENGKYEPGSRAREVLLDPEKWASKSNKQRDYVLSVALEGLQPLMQDALALYDDGYEKYNTAKEVLRFIYTLGILAHLTAVLSKYREDNDLLLISDAAVFLKDIIGENEAPFIYEKTGTRYLHFLIDEFQDTSGFQWDNFRPLVANSVASGNRNLVVGDIKQSIYRWRGGDWKLLLNRIALDIGPENTEHVNLNHNFRSCRQIIDFNNSLFFQAAWELKEICSSKFAEVADNKELNALEFEARNIAAAYAEVTQTYPENKSDNPCGLVKINFLEADEEEGSWKEQAQQAMLSTIEELQQKGYKARDIALLVRSNREGQELANVLMQAEEDKADGNPYNYRVISSDSLFLSNAASVCLLLNVLRYLHNAQNAVARTNMAYDYQRYILKPAQLDLHQLFRACAGDEEALQAYLPPEFLRKRAYLTKLPLYEMVETLIMLFSLNQLPGEWGYLQAFQDAVLQYSGEEKGDIDTFLNWWDETGHKHTVQVSESLDAIRIYTVHTSKGLQFRAVLMPYCQWELNHKPNANNFIWASSQMHPLQELEALPVRYSSRLEQTVFREQYFRELIQAYLDNLNLLYVAFTRAEEALFAWTPLPKISKGQSIPRADAVNGMLYRLLRGEMQASGITELYHEPLLSLPEGWQESSNIYENGVLEQVVTREKKGGEDSFALGQYLSTRWRSRLTVRKRNASLVLATDENSAARINWSRTLHSLLRQIRQPEDLERALENIYYEGMVNRQEIPAVRNQMQALFSHPVAGQWFQPRWEVRTELPLLNTTGYLLRPDRVITAGSVTIAIDFRVEAPQPAHEKRVQRYLKLLRRMQFTEVSGWVYYLEKGEARAVSINGTSQLGLAF